A window from Dysidea avara chromosome 2, odDysAvar1.4, whole genome shotgun sequence encodes these proteins:
- the LOC136248171 gene encoding uncharacterized protein, which translates to MILRNIAVTGVKNEKQVAHLLTGLGAQMYATLKNIVAPKAPKDCEMDKIKEVLLKHFKPKQLVIAERFAFHKRNQLPGEPINELVIQLRRLARNCDFGAFLDEALRDRLVCGLQNNVTQKKLLAESNLTLQKAVDIATASEMVVVEGQRPAHQQMSQKSTL; encoded by the coding sequence ATGATATTGAGGAATATTGCCGTGACGGGTGTGAAAAACGAGAAGCAAGTGGCGCACCTGCTCACTGGATTGGGCGCCCAGATGTACGCAACTCTGAAGAACATAGTAGCGCCGAAAGCACCAAAAGACTGTGAAATGGACAAGATCAAGGAAGTCCTATTGAAACATTTTAAGCCCAAACAACTCGTAATCGCGGAGCGGTTCGCCTTTCATAAACGAAACCAACTCCCAGGCGAGCCTATCAATGAGTTAGTTATTCAACTACGGCGCCTAGCCCGAAAttgtgactttggagcttttcTAGACGAAGCCCTACGTGATCGCTTGGTGTGTGGGTTACAGAATAATGTAACACAAAAGAAGTTACTTGCTGAATCAAATCTGACTTTACAGAAGGCAGTGGACATCgctactgcatctgaaatggttgTTGTGGAGGGTCAACGCCCAGCACACCAACAAATGAGTCAGAAGTCAACTTTGTGA
- the LOC136247502 gene encoding uncharacterized protein, whose protein sequence is MCERSEERRESKSALVSISTPSGLRTRVVRYSGDVSVLRSAILESFKDILQCSQSSVILQVRDDSWGENVFVDVVGLDQEIPDRAVMRIMETIQSEEGAANNLSTAQSVAFNHPQDSGAVAAAPGKTSTQLQLSLSKSGVSLCRGTTQESSIPNVEMASPGLSDEDIKQRALIYKKESIRPLTEYQISVNKAAQEICLQNPVYLSSRQKLLDAARSKVNSSYSFKKGKSRSNKYCGAVESTATKRPRLTFDARVERMKRLEEDIQNLKERISYKEKRRQMTENVKNYKACDDITEEIASLSKQKRELENELLVLQKKTKRSMSYHSRNVASSQESDDSSSKTRRLHKSLKPKESKVVLEVSSVYSDDSSSADTIILSDNESSQTSSRGQSSSNSQMSSGDQTSFVDESPSVDQTSSTELMSSTDQISSAGQMSFVGQITNQQKDTLF, encoded by the exons ATGTGTGAACGAAGCGAGGAACGAAGAGAAAGCAAGAGTGCGCTGGTGTCTATCAGCACACCTAGTGGGCTAAGAACAAGAGTTGTGAGATATAGTGGCGACGTCTCTGTCCTCCGTTCTGCAATTCTAGAGAGCTTTAAGGATATTTTGCAGTGCAGCCAGAGTAGTGTGATATTGCAAGTACGAGATGACAGCTGGGGAGAGAACGTGTTTGTTGATGTAGTTGGCTTGGACCAGGAAATTCCTGACAGAGCTGTGATGAGGATAATGGAAACAATTCAGTCCGAGGAAGGTGCAGCCAACAATCTTTCCACCGCACAGTCG GTGGCCTTTAACCATCCTCAGGATTCTGGTGCGGTTGCAGCAGCCCCTGGTAAAACTTCTACCCAACTCCAATTAAGCTTATCCAAGTCTGGTGTTTCGCTTTGCAGAGGCACAACACAG GAATCTAGCATTCCAAATGTTGAGATGGCTAGTCCAGGTCTGTCTGATGAAGACATCAAGCAGAGAGCCCTTATTTACAAGAAGGAATCCATACGACCTCTAACTGAATATCAAATATCAGTAAATAAAGCAGCTCAAGAAATTTGCCTACAGAATCCCGTATATCTTTCAAGTCGTCAGAAGCTCTTGGATGCGGCTAGGAGTAAAGTAAATTCAAGCTACTCATTTAAGAAGGGGAAAAGCCGCAGTAACAAATATTGTGGAGCTGTAGAGTCCACTGCTACAAAACGGCCAAGGCTCACTTTTGATGCTAGAGTGGAACGCATGAAACGGTTGGAAGAAGACATACAAAATTTAAAGGAAAGAATATCATACAAAGAGAAAAGAAGACAGATGACTGAAAATGTGAAAAACTACAAGGCTTGTGACGATATTACTGAAGAGATTGCCAGTTTGTCCAAACAAAAACGAGAGCTAGAAAATGAACTGCTGGTTTTACAGAAAAAAACTAAAAGATCGATGTCCTACCATAGCAGAAATGTTGCTTCCAGTCAGGAGTCAGATGATTCCTCTAGTAAAACCAGGCGTTTGCATAAATCTTTGAAACCAAAGGAATCTAAGGTTGTGCTTGAAGTGTCAAGTGTATATAGTGATGACAGCAGTAGTGCAGATACAATCATACTCTCTGACAATGAAAGTTCACAAACATCTTCCAGAGGTCAATCATCATCAAATAGCCAAATGTCCTCTGGTGATCAGACTTCTTTTGTTGATGAATCACCTTCGGTTGACCAGACATCGTCCACTGAACTCATGTCTTCCACTGACCAGATCTCTTCTGCTGGCCAGATGTCTTTTGTTGGTCAAATAACTAACCAACAAAAAGATACACTTTTTTAG